CGATCATCCCGTGCATCATGCCGGTCACCCAGATGAGCACGATCGCCAGGTCCGAGCAGCTGTCGGGGGCGCCGTTCCCGCCGGACGTGGCCGCCAGGTTCGAGGCGGTCAAGGACGATCCGGCGGCGGTGCGGCGGCTGGGCATCGAGCACGGCGCCGAGCTGTGCCAGCGGTTGCTCGACGAGGGCGCGCCGGGGATCCACTTCATCACGTTCAACCGGTCGAGCGCGTCGCGTGAGGTCTTCCAGCGGCTGGAGCAGGTGCCCGCCTCCGCGTGAGCCGGCGGGCCCGGGGCGGGTGCTCGCCACCCGCCCGCAGGGGGACCGGGCGGATGGCCGAGCCGACGGCGCGTAAAGAGCCGGTTACTTTCCGTCATGGTTGATGCCCTGTGTCATGGCACGGCAAACCCACCGGTCACGGTCGCCCTGGCTCAGGTCAAGGGCAGCGGCCGGCCCGCGATCGCGTACTCCTCGGAGCCGCCGGGAAAGACGAACCTCGTCAGCAGGTCGGCGAAGCCCATGCTGGCGTAGAGGTGGCGGGCGGGCGTCGGCTGGTCGTGGGTGGACAGGACGGCGGAGCGCTCGCGGCGCCCGGCGCACAACGTCCGGATCATGGCGCGGCCGACGCCCTTGTTCTGGTAGTCGGGGTGCACGTGGATCTCGGCCAGCTCGAACGCGTACCCCATCCAGGCGTGGGCCGCCTCCTCGCCCAGCCGATCCTCCAGGCCGCGCAGGACGACGTCGTGCCACCACTGCCCCGGCGCGCCCCGGAATCCGTACGCGAAACCGACGATCCGAGGTTCCG
The nucleotide sequence above comes from Nonomuraea gerenzanensis. Encoded proteins:
- a CDS encoding GNAT family N-acetyltransferase — its product is MPAPEPRIVGFAYGFRGAPGQWWHDVVLRGLEDRLGEEAAHAWMGYAFELAEIHVHPDYQNKGVGRAMIRTLCAGRRERSAVLSTHDQPTPARHLYASMGFADLLTRFVFPGGSEEYAIAGRPLPLT